One part of the Andrena cerasifolii isolate SP2316 chromosome 4, iyAndCera1_principal, whole genome shotgun sequence genome encodes these proteins:
- the Bili gene encoding FERM domain-containing protein 8 Bili encodes METQEECTVRRGQPVRRYQNDYKPDGHISATMMVNQPQYLNVGRPTIRIAVYSTTGVFLTMDIEQNSTAQQVLTLIQSEGELGLSRAPSLTGQTVFALWLCSPRLEVQLRPSHKPIELAAKWNRLVRKYSSRAEETDEEPLLCLRRNVFLSRSDEEQIKEAKVLELLYAEARNNVLQGRYPCEGQARYASLGALQARIELGPYNPQSHTLAFFRRHRGRFLPHHYTSPSLLLGLGLGLGLVGGKGAPEARLLEQYKRIPNHTGTNTNPRKLIRKYLEFCWSLPCYGAAFFQGQIERPVRGLASWITNRDMHVLIAINSSGVYVVDDMQCSLLLGLRYSELSWEMAKPSDEGNLDCLPCLFLQFPVRENGARVYKILQVFSRQAIMMDTLISGFAEEHRRRGANGDVANIDRLTDHSLGSTTGSFTNKLSKFTLATFDDEGRCIGQMGSWSFQ; translated from the exons ATGGAGACGCAAGAGGAGTGTACAGTTCGAAGGGGACAGCCAGTTCGCCGCTATCAAAATGATTACAAGCCTGATGGACATATATCAGCCA CAATGATGGTAAATCAGCCGCAGTATCTGAATGTTGGGAGACCTACTATTCGCATAGCCGTGTACTCGACGACTGGAGTTTTCCTAACTATGGACATCGAACAGAATTCCACTGCGCAGCAAGTTCTCACGCTGATACAATCCGAAGGGGAGCTTGGACTATCTAGAGCCCCGTCGCTCACTGGACAAACAGTGTTCGCTTTGTGGCTGTGTTCTCCAAGGCTAGAAGTTCAGCTGCGCCCAAGCCACAAGCCTATAGAGTTAGCAGCGAAGTGGAATCGCTTAGTGAGAAAGTACAGTTCTCGAGCTGAGGAGACTGACGAAGAACCTTTGCTGTGTCTTCGAAGGAACGTGTTTCTTTCTAGATCAGACGAGGAGCAAATAAAAGAGGCTAAAGTATTGGAATTACTGTACGCAGAAGCTAGGAATAACGTGTTGCAAG GTCGTTATCCATGCGAAGGTCAAGCTCGATACGCTAGTTTGGGAGCATTGCAAGCACGCATCGAACTCGGGCCATACAATCCCCAGAGCCACACGCTAGCATTTTTCAGGAGACATCGTGGTCGATTTTTACCACATCACTACACGTCCCCCAGTTTATTGCTGGGACTAGGTCTCGGGTTAGGATTGGTAGGGGGGAAAGGAGCACCAGAGGCACGCCTCCTCGAACAGTACAAACGAATACCTAATCATACAGGGACTAACACGAACCCGAGGAAGCTGATCAGAAAGTACCTAGAGTTTTGCTGGAGTTTACCATGCTACGGCGCAGCCTTCTTCCAAGGCCAAATCGAGCGTCCTGTGAGGGGTTTGGCATCGTGGATCACGAACCGCGATATGCATGTCCTTATAGCTATCAATTCATCGGGAGTTTACGTCGTCGACGACATGCAATGC AGCTTATTGTTGGGATTGAGGTACTCAGAGCTCAGCTGGGAAATGGCGAAGCCTTCTGACGAGGGTAATCTAGACTGTCTGCCTTGTCTATTCCTACAGTTCCCTGTACGAGAGAATGGAGCGCGCGTTTACAAAATTCTACAAGTATTCTCGAGACAA GCAATAATGATGGACACGTTAATTTCTGGGTTCGCGGAGGAGCATCGTCGCCGCGGAGCCAACGGCGACGTTGCCAACATCGATCGTCTGACTGATCACTCGTTAGGATCCACCACCGGAAGCTTCACCAATAAACTCAGCAAATTCACATTGGCCACTTTCGACGACGAAG GTCGGTGTATCGGACAAATGGGCTCTTGGTCTTTTCAATAG
- the LOC143367943 gene encoding eukaryotic initiation factor 4A-III: protein MAEVKSRRVAQTEDLSNVEFETSEDVEVIPTFDNMGLRDELLRGIYAYGFEKPSAIQQRSIKPIMKGRDVIAQAQSGTGKTATFSIAILQSLDTQVRETQVLVLSPTRELATQIQKVILALGDFMNVQCHACIGGTNLGEDIRKLDYGQHVVSGTPGRVFDMIKRRVLRTRAIKMLVLDESDEMLNKGFKEQIYDVYRYLPPATQVVLVSATLPHEILEMTSKFMTDPVRILVKRDELTLEGIKQFFVAVEREEWKFDTLCDLYDTLTITQAVIFCNTKRKVDWLTEKMREANFTVCSMHGDMPQKERDNIMKEFRSGQSRVLITTDVWARGIDVQQVSLVINYDLPNNRELYIHRIGRSGRFGRKGVSINFVKTDDIRILRDIEQYYSTQIDEMPMNVADLI from the exons ATGGCGGAAGTAAAGTCACGTCGCGTCGCGCAAACAGAGGATTTATCAAACGTTGAGTTTGAAACCAGCGAAGATGTGGAGGTCATCCCGACATTCGATAATATGGGGCTTAGAGATGAGTTGCTGCGAGGAATTTACGCTTACG GTTTTGAGAAACCGTCAGCTATTCAGCAACGATCCATCAAACCGATAATGAAAGGACGCGACGTGATCGCGCAAGCCCAATCTGGTACAGGAAAGACGGCGACGTTCTCCATCGCCATATTACAGTCCCTAGACACACAAGTCAGAGAAACACAAGTATTGGTACTGTCTCCTACGAGAGAACTGGCGACGCAAATACAGAAAGTTATTCTAGCGTTAGGAGATTTCATGAACGTCCAGTGTCATGCCTGTATCGGGGGCACTAATCTCGGGGAGGATATCAGAAAGCTAGATTACGGACAGCACGTTGTATCTGGCACACCTGGCAGAGTATTTG ACATGATAAAGAGGAGAGTTCTAAGAACCAGGGCTATAAAGATGTTGGTTCTCGACGAGTCAGATGAAATGTTAAATAAGGGTTTCAAGGAACAAATTTATGATGTATATAGATACCTGCCACCTGCGACGCAAGTTGTACTGGTGTCCGCAACATTGCCGCACGAGATTCTTGAAATGACGAGTAAATTTATGACGGATCCTGTTCGCATTCTCGTCAAGCG CGATGAATTGACGCTGGAAGGAATTAAGCAGTTCTTCGTAGCCGTCGAAAGGGAGGAATGGAAGTTTGATACGTTATGCGACTTGTACGATACGCTAACCATAACGCAAGCTGTGATCTTTTGTAATACCAAGCGTAAGGTGGACTGGTTGACTGAGAAAATGAGGGAAGCTAATTTCACAGTTTGTTCTATGCACGGCGATATGCCCCAAAAAGAAAGGGACAACATTATGAAAGAATTTAGATCTGGTCAAAG TCGTGTATTAATCACGACCGATGTTTGGGCGAGAGGGATAGACGTGCAGCAAGTGTCTCTTGTAATCAATTACGATCTTCCGAACAACCGTGAGTTATATATTCATAGAATAGGTCGTTCAGGACGATTCGGAAGGAAAGGTGTCTCTATCAATTTCGTTAAAACCGACGACATAAGGATCCTCCGTGACATTGAACAATATTATTCAACACAGATTGACGAGATGCCTATGAATGTAGCCGACTTAATATAA
- the LOC143367947 gene encoding MAD2L1-binding protein, which produces MNINVPLDEPLTSNTCVKLGTELLKYILYQKQQIPFTYESLTQLQANVKPTDRNASTIKSLLSSVKSTSEHLNSQFHLADCKVKEIAILIGATIITPKLHIRLEFPSDILSSREHFECEHISRKPMLSLMRSMLECSEFQDAIIAPLNPTNTFVLIQKSDSNTVSEFFLPKPQYMPAVKASNTFVIKLRHNDKIQMSCNCIKLVKVYNEVSRASSDKDTDVQFVDKSNGNVMNAPYQWYQSREVLKGFKFVR; this is translated from the exons ATGAATATTAACGTGCCATTGGACGAACCTTTGACGAGCAACACTTGCGTGAAACTCGGGACCGAACTTTTGAAATATATTCTATACCAAAAGCAACAGATCCCATTTACGTACGAGTCGTTGACCCAACTGCAAGCGAATGTGAAACCAACCGACAGGAATGCGTCTACCATAAAGTCGTTATTGAGCTCTGTGAAAAGTACATCGGAGCATTTAAACTCGCAGTTCCATCTCGCAGACTGTAAAGTCAAAGAGATCGCTATACTCATAGGCGCCACCATAATAACGCCAAAGCTGCATATTAGATTGGAGTTTCCATCCGACATTCTTAGCAGTCGAGAACACTTCGAGTGCGAACATATCTCTAGGAAACCTATGTTAAGCTTAATGAG GTCAATGTTAGAATGTTCAGAGTTTCAGGACGCGATAATCGCGCCGTTGAATCCTACCAACACTTTTGTACTAATACAAAAAAGCGATAGCAATACTGTGTCAGAGTTCTTTCTACCCAAGCCACAATACATGCCCGCCGTAAAGGCTTCCAACACTTTTGTGATCAAGTTACGCCATAACGATAAAATCCAAATGAGCTGCAATTGTATAAAACTAGTTAAAGTGTACAACGAAGTGTCCAGGGCCAGCAGCGACAAAGATACAGACGTTCAGTTTGTAGATAAATCGAACGGGAACGTTATGAATGCTCCTTATCAATGGTATCAATCCAGAGAAGTACTTAAAGGATTCAAATTTGTAAGATGA
- the LOC143367950 gene encoding uncharacterized protein LOC143367950 → MDLISMRRYEAPWRIVPPAIVSNFIFATLTTYTTLTVEVGYEGFRKGIKDVFLELRDTYKLPDTSECEIIQMYVKMYNFHDHNVCSLFSWLQAFSGIMMWSWISGLVIATLRVVVVNDFRIYKVTIYDIPQKHTPDNNNAGTVEESNQNREKEKEL, encoded by the exons ATGGATCTTATATCGATGCGCAGGTACGAAGCTCCGTGGAGAATAGTGCCTCCTGCTATCGTATCTAATTTCATATTCGCTACATTAACAACATATACGACTTTGACCGTGGAAGTGGGATACGAGGGATTCAGAAAGGGCATAAAAGACGTTTTTCTTGAACTACGCGATACGTACAAACTACCCGATACAAG CGAATGTGAAATCATACAGATGTACGTGAAGATGTACAACTTCCACGACCATAATGTCTGCAGTTTATTCTCCTGGCTGCAG GCCTTTTCGGGGATCATGATGTGGAGTTGGATATCGGGCCTCGTGATAGCAACGCTGAGAGTAGTAGTAGTCAATGACTTCAGAATTTATAAAGTAACCATCTACGACATTCCGCAAAAGCATACTCCGGACAATAATAACGCGGGTACAGTGGAAGAGAGCAATCAGAAcagagagaaggagaaagagtTGTAA
- the H gene encoding transcriptional corepressor hairless, producing MREKSAECHAHAGHVRGATEMCSRDPPTLHSTLTKANGKNSSPQPTQNSEARVDNNLLPTPGGRLKFFKDGKFILELSHRRDGERTTWFPVPKKTFWPPASTTPNRQESSTSLSVSDDNSSVQSSPWQRDHCWKQANPRRRISTEFNFFYYRNPKNRLCAHPRLIARKRRRPLDPTSLLLVPESVTNYAKPTRKANGASAGKVLNVVIDKLARLLDPNVVSPRKRILRELERVSLEDQASKRRATPQPVCTTSVPTPSPKQLSSYSITSILGEDKPSHEQGFLRNLLKPDDRQPVKYSSSNSYPRVRVDPYIGATNTPLQHPLYGVPMLPPGPYRAPLWMHYPSPVHYPPPMPLYAPPPPHPPSPPVHHYKDYREQTLTPPSDMPLNLSKHAG from the exons ATGCGTGAGAAGTCAGCAGAATGTCATGCTCACGCAGGTCACGTGAGGGGCGCAACAGAAATGTGCTCGCGTGATCCTCCTACGTTGCACTCAACCCTTACCAAGGCAAATGGTAAAAATTCAAGCCCCCAGCCAACTCAGAATTCGGAAGCACGCGTCGATAACAATTTACTACCGACGCCTGGCGGaaggttaaaatttttcaaagatGGAAAATTCATTCTGGAGCTGTCCCATCGCAGGGACGGCGAAAGAACCACGTGGTTCCCGGTCCCAAAGAAAACTTTCTGGCCGCCAGCTAGCACAACTCCAAATAGGCAAGAGAGTTCTACTTCTCTTAGCG TGTCCGATGACAATTCGTCTGTTCAATCGAGCCCTTGGCAAAGAGATCATTGTTGGAAACAAGCGAACCCCAGGCGCAGGATATCCACGGAGTTTAATTTCTTCTATTATAGAAATCCGAAAAATCGTCTGTGCGCGCATCCCCGCCTGATCGCAAGGAAGCGTAGACGCCCGTTAGATCCTACTTCTCTCCTACTTGTTCCAGAATCAGTAACAAATTACGCCAAGCCGACGCGCAAAGCGAACGGCGCGTCGGCCGGGAAGGTTTTAAACGTAGTCATCGACAAATTAGCACGGCTTCTAGATCCCAATGTCGTCTCGCCTCGCAAGCGTATCTTGCGAGAATTGGAGAGAGTCTCGTTGGAAGACCAGGCGTCCAAGAGGCGCGCAACACCGCAACCTGTCTGTACAACAAGCGTTCCCACTCCTTCGCCGAAACAATTGTCGTCGTACAGCATAACGAGTATCTTGGGAGAAGACAAGCCGAGTCACGAGCAAGGTTTTCTGAGGAATTTATTGAAGCCGGATGACAGACAACCTGTGAAATACTCATCTAGCAACTCGTATCCGAGGGTACGAGTGGATCCATACATTGGCGCTACAAACACGCCTCTTCAGCACCCACTGTACGgtgtgccaatgttacctcCTGGACCATACAGAGCACCCTTGTGGATGCATTATCCGTCACCCGTCCATTATCCACCTCCTATGCCATTGTACGCACCGCCACCGCCTCACCCACCATCTCCGCCAGTTCATCACTACAAAGACTACAGGGAACAAACTCTTACACCTCCTTCAG ATATGCCTCTAAATCTGTCGAAGCATGCGGGTTGA
- the Mta1-like gene encoding metastasis associated 1-like isoform X1 produces the protein MPMPAEYHENHGNHENANFALGATQDASNMTANMYRVGDYVYFETSSTSPYQIRRIEELNKTASGNVEAKVMCFFRRRDLPSTLIMLADKHQLASAEQQRSESPANTQSQKLENPDTTKEMTSKDGIGPKMMIKGGGKGGWLKAPLSEAQEPHGMEETVVGAGGVTELSSKQRHQMKHRELFLSRQVETMPATHIRGKCCVTLLNETESLLSYLNKEDSFFYCLVFDPAQRTLLADKGEIRVGSRYQADGIAPSPLTPAEKEADPRRLQDLETLVWTPRHSLTDRQIDQFLVVSRSVGTFARALDCSSSVKQPSLHMSAAAASRDITLFHAMDTLHRHNYDVAKAMSSLVPSTGPVLCRDEMEEWSASEANLFEEALDKYGKDFADIRQDFLPWKTLKNVIEYYYMWKTTDRYVQQKRVKAVEAESKLKQVYIPNYNKTAPPTTAPSAATIVPLGNSNSNSNGKPTSVLNGNSNGNMTTDNSGILMVGVGGKPCESCQVMQSPQWYAWGPSHMQCRLCQSCWTYWKKYGGLKVPSRIDDVDLERKRGGTGSDEESKGIGGAHRPHRCSIPSCGKEFKLKAHLSRHYASAHGVDLRGSGASGGGGGGSPRPVMKTRSAFYLRTSALARTARRLCAAQLRTRHAARAPHQPVNAAPLRHLCASPQLTSKSPAELRILARAVRPRPRPRVTDIATRLGDHPSPRQPGDWDWLALTAPAQRKQPDRVSFPRPPKAPDGSLLYERVPNKSEVDRLTVTPPQPQPSMQAQQTIMKRTRPPFDEINGSDGIALSAGLPGGPPAKRAHHSQQLHPKHSLEHTAPPVLPLAPPLNGRAAHPHTLPHGPPLSRSNARKQVISWMDAPDDVYFRASDQTKRLRRTLSSVELRRAARKPWRRLPAPLHPPHPQRAVRGDDMVVILD, from the exons ATGCCGATGCCGGCCGAATACCACGAGAACCACGGTAACCACGAGAACGCTAATTTCGCTCTCGGGGCCACACAGGACGCCAGCAACATGACGGCCAACATGTACCGGGTGGGAG ATTATGTGTATTTTGAAACATCTTCCACGTCTCCCTACCAAATTAGGAGgatagaagaattaaataag ACGGCAAGTGGAAACGTCGAAGCAAAAGTCATGTGCTTCTTTAGGCGGAGGGATTTACCATCTACGCTAATCATGCTCGCTGACAAACATCAAT TGGCAAGCGCGGAGCAGCAGAGGTCAGAATCCCCTGCGAACACGCAGAGTCAAAAACTGGAGAATCCAGATACTACTAAGGAAATGACTAGTAAAGATGGGATTGGGCCCAAAATGATGATCAAAGGGGGCGGGAAGGGGGGCTGGCTGAAGGCCCCGTTATCAGAGGCCCAAGAGCCTCATG GGATGGAAGAGACTGTGGTAGGTGCTGGTGGGGTTACAGAGTTAAGTTCTAAGCAACGTCATCAAATGAAGCACAGGGAACTGTTTCTATCGCGCCAGGTGGAGACAATGCCTGCGACACACATACGGGGCAAATGCTGTGTAACTTTATTAAATGAAACAGAATCTTTACTAAGCTATTTAAACAAAGAGGATTCTTTCTTTTATTGCTTAGTATTCGATCCTGCTCAACGTACATTGCTTGCAGACAAAG GTGAAATTAGAGTAGGCAGTAGATACCAAGCCGACGGCATAGCGCCGTCACCACTTACACCGGCTGAAAAGGAAGCGGATCCTCGTAGGTTGCAAGACTTGGAGACTTTGGTTTGGACGCCACGACATTCGTTAACGGACCGTCAGATCGATCAATTCCTTGTCGTCAGTAGATCTGTAGGCACATTCGCAAGGGCTTTAGATTGCTCGTCCTCGGTGAAACAACCCTCTCTGCATATGTCTGCAGCAGCTGCGTCAAGAGACATCACTCTT TTCCATGCAATGGATACTTTGCATCGGCACAATTACGACGTCGCCAAAGCAATGTCATCCTTAGTGCCAAGTACTGGCCCAGTATTATGCAGAGACGAAATGGAAGAGTGGAGCGCATCCGAAGCAAATCTTTTCGAGGAGGCACTCGACAAATATGGAAAGGATTTCGCTGACATACGTCAAGACTTC TTACCATGGAAGACGTTGAAGAACGTTATCGAATATTATTACATGTGGAAGACAACGGACAGATACGTGCAGCAGAAGAGGGTAAAAGCTGTGGAAGCCGAAAGTAAATTAAAGCAGGTTTATATACCAAATTACAATAAGACAGCCCCACCTACGACTGCGCCTTCTGCGGCAACGATCGTACCTCTTGGTAATAGTAATAGCAACAGTAACGGGAAACCAACTAGTGTTCTAAATGGCAATAGTAATGGTAACATGACGACCGATAACTCCGGCATATTGATGGTTGGGGTCGGTGGCAAACCGTGCGAAAGCTGTCAAGTTATGCAGAGCCCGCAGTGGTACGCCTGGGGCCCGTCGCACATGCAGTGTCGCCTTTGCCAGTCCTGCTGGACGTACTGGAAAAAGTACGGCGGTCTCAAG GTTCCATCGCGCATCGACGATGTCGACTTGGAGAGAAAGAGGGGCGGCACAGGCTCGGACGAGGAAAGTAAAGGGATCGGCGGTGCTCACAGACCTCATCGGTGTAGCATTCCTTCCTGCGGCAAAGAATTCAAGCTCAAGGCGCACCTGAGTCGTCACTACGCGAGCGCCCATGGCGTAGACTTGCGAGGAAGCGGGGCAAGCGGCGGCGGAGGCGGTGGATCCCCCAGGCCTGTGATGAAAACTCGATCTGCATTTTATTTACGTACTTCGGCGTTGGCGCGGACCGCCCGACGGCTATGCGCCGCACAATTACGTACGCGCCACGCAGCGAGAGCGCCCCATCAGCCTGTAAACGCGGCGCCATTGCGACACCTTTGCGCCTCCCCTCAattgacatcgaaaagtcccGCGGAGCTGCGCATCTTGGCGCGCGCTGTGcgacctcgtcctcgccctcgcgtAACCGATATAGCGACGCGCTTAGGCGATCATCCTTCTCCGCGGCAACCCGGAGACTGGGACTGGCTAGCTCTCACGGCACCGGCACAACGAAAGCAACCCGATCGGGTTTCCTTCCCGAGACCACCGAAAGCACCAG ACGGAAGCCTTCTGTACGAAAGAGTACCAAATAAATCTGAGGTGGACAGGTTGACGGTGACTCCGCCTCAGCCGCAACCCAGTATGCAGGCGCAACAAACGATAATGAAACGCACAAGACCTCCATTCGACGAGATCAATGGATCAGATG GTATTGCCCTAAGTGCAGGGCTCCCTGGTGGACCGCCTGCAAAAAGGGCTCATCATTCTCAGCAGCTACATCCAAAGCACTCTTTGGAACACACTGCTCCTCCCGTTCTTCCATTGGCACCACCTCTAAATGGAAGAGCTGCTCATCCACATACCTTACCTCATGGTCCACCATTATCTAGAAGTAATGCCCGCAAGCAAGTAATTTCGTGGATGGATGCGCCCGATGATGTTTACTTTCGCGCCTCCGATCAAACCAA AAGACTTAGAAGAACCCTGTCGTCTGTGGAACTTCGAAGAGCAGCGCGCAAACCGTGGCGTAGATTACCAGCTCCTCTGCACCCTCCTCATCCACAGAGAGCAGTACGCGGTGATGACATGGTCGTCATCTTGGACTGA
- the Mta1-like gene encoding metastasis associated 1-like isoform X2 has product MPMPAEYHENHGNHENANFALGATQDASNMTANMYRVGDYVYFETSSTSPYQIRRIEELNKTASGNVEAKVMCFFRRRDLPSTLIMLADKHQWMEETVVGAGGVTELSSKQRHQMKHRELFLSRQVETMPATHIRGKCCVTLLNETESLLSYLNKEDSFFYCLVFDPAQRTLLADKGEIRVGSRYQADGIAPSPLTPAEKEADPRRLQDLETLVWTPRHSLTDRQIDQFLVVSRSVGTFARALDCSSSVKQPSLHMSAAAASRDITLFHAMDTLHRHNYDVAKAMSSLVPSTGPVLCRDEMEEWSASEANLFEEALDKYGKDFADIRQDFLPWKTLKNVIEYYYMWKTTDRYVQQKRVKAVEAESKLKQVYIPNYNKTAPPTTAPSAATIVPLGNSNSNSNGKPTSVLNGNSNGNMTTDNSGILMVGVGGKPCESCQVMQSPQWYAWGPSHMQCRLCQSCWTYWKKYGGLKVPSRIDDVDLERKRGGTGSDEESKGIGGAHRPHRCSIPSCGKEFKLKAHLSRHYASAHGVDLRGSGASGGGGGGSPRPVMKTRSAFYLRTSALARTARRLCAAQLRTRHAARAPHQPVNAAPLRHLCASPQLTSKSPAELRILARAVRPRPRPRVTDIATRLGDHPSPRQPGDWDWLALTAPAQRKQPDRVSFPRPPKAPDGSLLYERVPNKSEVDRLTVTPPQPQPSMQAQQTIMKRTRPPFDEINGSDGIALSAGLPGGPPAKRAHHSQQLHPKHSLEHTAPPVLPLAPPLNGRAAHPHTLPHGPPLSRSNARKQVISWMDAPDDVYFRASDQTKRLRRTLSSVELRRAARKPWRRLPAPLHPPHPQRAVRGDDMVVILD; this is encoded by the exons ATGCCGATGCCGGCCGAATACCACGAGAACCACGGTAACCACGAGAACGCTAATTTCGCTCTCGGGGCCACACAGGACGCCAGCAACATGACGGCCAACATGTACCGGGTGGGAG ATTATGTGTATTTTGAAACATCTTCCACGTCTCCCTACCAAATTAGGAGgatagaagaattaaataag ACGGCAAGTGGAAACGTCGAAGCAAAAGTCATGTGCTTCTTTAGGCGGAGGGATTTACCATCTACGCTAATCATGCTCGCTGACAAACATCAAT GGATGGAAGAGACTGTGGTAGGTGCTGGTGGGGTTACAGAGTTAAGTTCTAAGCAACGTCATCAAATGAAGCACAGGGAACTGTTTCTATCGCGCCAGGTGGAGACAATGCCTGCGACACACATACGGGGCAAATGCTGTGTAACTTTATTAAATGAAACAGAATCTTTACTAAGCTATTTAAACAAAGAGGATTCTTTCTTTTATTGCTTAGTATTCGATCCTGCTCAACGTACATTGCTTGCAGACAAAG GTGAAATTAGAGTAGGCAGTAGATACCAAGCCGACGGCATAGCGCCGTCACCACTTACACCGGCTGAAAAGGAAGCGGATCCTCGTAGGTTGCAAGACTTGGAGACTTTGGTTTGGACGCCACGACATTCGTTAACGGACCGTCAGATCGATCAATTCCTTGTCGTCAGTAGATCTGTAGGCACATTCGCAAGGGCTTTAGATTGCTCGTCCTCGGTGAAACAACCCTCTCTGCATATGTCTGCAGCAGCTGCGTCAAGAGACATCACTCTT TTCCATGCAATGGATACTTTGCATCGGCACAATTACGACGTCGCCAAAGCAATGTCATCCTTAGTGCCAAGTACTGGCCCAGTATTATGCAGAGACGAAATGGAAGAGTGGAGCGCATCCGAAGCAAATCTTTTCGAGGAGGCACTCGACAAATATGGAAAGGATTTCGCTGACATACGTCAAGACTTC TTACCATGGAAGACGTTGAAGAACGTTATCGAATATTATTACATGTGGAAGACAACGGACAGATACGTGCAGCAGAAGAGGGTAAAAGCTGTGGAAGCCGAAAGTAAATTAAAGCAGGTTTATATACCAAATTACAATAAGACAGCCCCACCTACGACTGCGCCTTCTGCGGCAACGATCGTACCTCTTGGTAATAGTAATAGCAACAGTAACGGGAAACCAACTAGTGTTCTAAATGGCAATAGTAATGGTAACATGACGACCGATAACTCCGGCATATTGATGGTTGGGGTCGGTGGCAAACCGTGCGAAAGCTGTCAAGTTATGCAGAGCCCGCAGTGGTACGCCTGGGGCCCGTCGCACATGCAGTGTCGCCTTTGCCAGTCCTGCTGGACGTACTGGAAAAAGTACGGCGGTCTCAAG GTTCCATCGCGCATCGACGATGTCGACTTGGAGAGAAAGAGGGGCGGCACAGGCTCGGACGAGGAAAGTAAAGGGATCGGCGGTGCTCACAGACCTCATCGGTGTAGCATTCCTTCCTGCGGCAAAGAATTCAAGCTCAAGGCGCACCTGAGTCGTCACTACGCGAGCGCCCATGGCGTAGACTTGCGAGGAAGCGGGGCAAGCGGCGGCGGAGGCGGTGGATCCCCCAGGCCTGTGATGAAAACTCGATCTGCATTTTATTTACGTACTTCGGCGTTGGCGCGGACCGCCCGACGGCTATGCGCCGCACAATTACGTACGCGCCACGCAGCGAGAGCGCCCCATCAGCCTGTAAACGCGGCGCCATTGCGACACCTTTGCGCCTCCCCTCAattgacatcgaaaagtcccGCGGAGCTGCGCATCTTGGCGCGCGCTGTGcgacctcgtcctcgccctcgcgtAACCGATATAGCGACGCGCTTAGGCGATCATCCTTCTCCGCGGCAACCCGGAGACTGGGACTGGCTAGCTCTCACGGCACCGGCACAACGAAAGCAACCCGATCGGGTTTCCTTCCCGAGACCACCGAAAGCACCAG ACGGAAGCCTTCTGTACGAAAGAGTACCAAATAAATCTGAGGTGGACAGGTTGACGGTGACTCCGCCTCAGCCGCAACCCAGTATGCAGGCGCAACAAACGATAATGAAACGCACAAGACCTCCATTCGACGAGATCAATGGATCAGATG GTATTGCCCTAAGTGCAGGGCTCCCTGGTGGACCGCCTGCAAAAAGGGCTCATCATTCTCAGCAGCTACATCCAAAGCACTCTTTGGAACACACTGCTCCTCCCGTTCTTCCATTGGCACCACCTCTAAATGGAAGAGCTGCTCATCCACATACCTTACCTCATGGTCCACCATTATCTAGAAGTAATGCCCGCAAGCAAGTAATTTCGTGGATGGATGCGCCCGATGATGTTTACTTTCGCGCCTCCGATCAAACCAA AAGACTTAGAAGAACCCTGTCGTCTGTGGAACTTCGAAGAGCAGCGCGCAAACCGTGGCGTAGATTACCAGCTCCTCTGCACCCTCCTCATCCACAGAGAGCAGTACGCGGTGATGACATGGTCGTCATCTTGGACTGA